Proteins encoded within one genomic window of Equus przewalskii isolate Varuska chromosome 3, EquPr2, whole genome shotgun sequence:
- the DNAJA2 gene encoding dnaJ homolog subfamily A member 2: MANVADTKLYDILGVPPGASENELKKAYRKLAKEYHPDKNPNAGDKFKEISFAYEVLSNPEKRELYDRYGEQGLREGSGGGGGMDDIFSHIFGGGLFGFMGNQSRSRNGRRRGEDMMHPLKVSLEDLYNGKTTKLQLSKNVLCSACNGQGGKSGAVQKCSACRGRGVRIMIRQLAPGMVQQMQSVCSDCNGEGEVINEKDRCKKCEGKKVIKEVKILEVHVDKGMKHGQRITFTGEADQAPGVEPGDIVLLLQEKEHEVFQRDGNDLHMTYKIGLVEALCGFQFTFKHLDGRQIVVKYPPGKVIEPGCVRVVRGEGMPQYRNPFEKGDLYIKFDVQFPENNWINPDKLSELEDLLPSRPEVPNIIGDTEEVELQEFDSTRGSGSGQRREAYNDSSDEESSSHHGPGVQCAHQ; encoded by the exons ATGGCGAACGTAGCCGACACGAAGCTGTACGACATCCTGGGCGTCCCGCCCGGCGCCAGCGAGAACGAGCTGAAGAAG GCCTACAGGAAGTTAGCCAAGGAATACCACCCTGATAAGAATCCAAATGCTGGTGACAAA tttaaagaaataagtTTTGCGTATGAAGTACTGTCAAATCCTGAGAAGCGCGAGTTATATGACAGATATGGAGAGCAAGGTCTTCGGGAAGGtagcggcggcggtggcggcatGGATGacattttctctcacatttttgGTGGGGGATTGTTTGGCTTCATGGGCAATCAGAGTAGAAGTCGAAATGGcagaagaagaggggaagacaTGATGCATCCACTCAa agtATCTTTAGAAGATCTGTATAATGGCAAAACAACGAAACTACAACTTAGCAAGAATGTACTCTGTAGTGCATGCAATGG CCAAGGTGGAAAGTCTGGAGCTGTTCAGAAGTGTAGTGCTTGTCGAGGTCGAGGTGTACGCATCATGATCAGACAGCTGGCTCCAGGAATGGTACAACAGATGCAGTCTGTGTGTTCTGACTGTAATGGAGAAG GAGAGGTAATTAATGAAAAGGACCGCTGTAAAAAATGTGAAGGGAAGAAGGTGATTAAAGAAGTCAAGATTCTTGAAGTCCACGTAGACAAAGGAATGAAACATGGACAGAGAATTACATTCACTGGGGAAGCAGACCAGGCCCCAGGAGTGGAACCAGGGGACATTGTTCTTTTGCTACAAGAGAAAGAACATGag GTGTTCCAGAGAGATGGCAATGATTTGCACATGACATATAAGATAGGACTTGTTGAAGCACTCTGTGGATTTCAGTTCACATTTAAGCACCTTGATGGACGTCAGATTGTGGTGAAATACCCCCCTGGCAAAGTAATTGAACCAG GATGTGTCCGTGTAGTTCGAGGTGAAGGAATGCCACAGTATCGTAATCCCTTTGAAAAAGGTGATCTTTACATCAAGTTTGATGTGCAGTTTCCTGAGAACAACTGGATCAACCCAGATAAGCTTTCT GAACTAGAAGACCTTCTGCCATCTAGACCAGAAGTTCCAAACATCATTGGAGACACAGAGGAGGTAGAGCTTCAGGAATTTGATAGCACTCGGGGCTCAGGAAGTGGTCAGAGGCGTGAAGCCTATAACGATAGCTCTGATGAAGAAAGCAGCAGCCATCATGGACCAGGAGTGCAATGTGCCCATCAGTAA